A stretch of Arcobacter sp. LA11 DNA encodes these proteins:
- a CDS encoding flagellin: MELGRIADIDNAQTNHVEKIQSVKEVDDKQKIVQDEQYKKVQGKVQDTESNEVILDNVRFGYNKSSKDFFVKVTRGEAEYKYPTEDMMRVKAQILSDLEKSLKES; this comes from the coding sequence ATGGAATTAGGAAGAATTGCAGATATTGATAATGCACAAACTAACCATGTTGAGAAGATTCAATCAGTAAAAGAAGTTGATGATAAACAGAAGATAGTTCAAGATGAACAATATAAAAAAGTTCAAGGGAAAGTCCAAGATACAGAGTCTAACGAAGTTATTTTAGATAATGTTAGATTCGGTTACAATAAAAGTTCAAAAGATTTTTTTGTGAAAGTTACTCGAGGAGAAGCTGAATACAAATATCCTACAGAAGATATGATGAGGGTAAAAGCACAAATATTAAGTGATTTAGAAAAATCACTTAAAGAATCTTAA
- a CDS encoding FliM/FliN family flagellar motor switch protein, with product MASDLSSFLKDELANTLEQLLSKSVSIDSVSELDVDSLGDSQCIDVSVKFDFSDISSNWNFFVPTVTATKFEYFMLGGMGDLKEHIDDEITDAVNEIISNICGSLCTTVNAQSFPDVSSIKSELQGSSIKDCKELDIERKFFFDLTLDGEKLPVYIGFDELIVPYLSQITGVESSSPDAISPIETPSAPVLNSSGSSSDLGISSLLSEDAAQNLQLLFDIKLRLSVRLGTKNFLLKDILRWDLGEIIELEQMVNEPLEILVNGVKIGEGEAVIVEGKFGLKVKNIGNSLTRLNQLGL from the coding sequence TTGGCATCTGATTTATCAAGTTTTTTAAAAGATGAATTAGCTAATACATTAGAGCAATTGCTTTCAAAGAGTGTATCAATAGACTCAGTAAGTGAACTTGATGTAGATAGTTTAGGTGATTCTCAATGTATTGATGTATCTGTAAAATTTGATTTTTCTGATATATCATCTAATTGGAACTTTTTTGTTCCTACTGTTACAGCTACTAAGTTTGAATATTTTATGCTTGGTGGAATGGGAGATTTAAAAGAACACATAGATGATGAAATTACTGATGCAGTAAATGAAATAATTTCTAATATTTGTGGTAGTTTATGTACAACTGTAAATGCTCAATCATTCCCTGATGTTTCCTCTATAAAATCAGAACTGCAAGGTTCTAGTATTAAAGATTGTAAAGAATTAGATATAGAAAGAAAGTTCTTTTTTGATTTGACTTTAGATGGAGAAAAACTACCTGTATATATAGGATTTGATGAATTAATTGTTCCTTATCTTTCTCAAATTACAGGTGTTGAAAGTTCTTCTCCTGATGCTATATCTCCTATAGAAACTCCAAGTGCTCCTGTTTTAAATTCTTCTGGTTCTTCGTCAGATTTAGGAATCAGTTCTTTATTATCTGAAGATGCAGCACAAAATTTACAATTATTATTTGATATCAAATTAAGACTTAGTGTAAGACTAGGGACTAAAAACTTTTTATTAAAAGATATCTTAAGATGGGATTTAGGAGAGATAATAGAACTTGAACAAATGGTAAATGAACCTTTAGAAATTTTAGTAAATGGTGTTAAAATTGGAGAAGGTGAAGCTGTTATTGTTGAAGGAAAATTTGGTTTAAAAGTAAAAAATATTGGAAATAGTCTTACTAGACTTAACCAACTAGGATTGTAA
- a CDS encoding tetratricopeptide repeat protein yields MKKVVLLIFITFFSLSLYANENTIDSQPEILFKYDKLKKNQENFRLQVEFNKAILLLEQGEYKKSIKILKETSSILKIPSFLNIGIAYYKLNQIENALLYLNNIYEYKEAAFSNTYSYISSCYYLYQIKKDRKYLETIVDVTKKYKKLSEHSKRLISDTYIILKDYEKALKVLDSMEFPMDLKKAMLYLKINNYLEAEKFLEKAKNNTYNQEKINQILWLMVFRDLKSNQLEKLKEHLIEINNRKDNFKTNLDFPLEIFFNKNKFTSKQYLKFITKFNEDRKIDFMFYFAPFIFSDNEEILYDISKGFIFKDKQNVKSLEEMVSYNSKFIDIIQDDPIIRVSKLKAYIKEDSNSYIYYNLALCYAQINDFHNAYKYFSKAYKLNPGNKLYSIMTIISANKINKKLRDYEYIEQNLKSKNGMYKYFGQMLYKIFLNPELTVTFDPLNYKNTIFYKSLDYLVKLEEDEIDLSHPLFKEHYKDPLVYLMKSTIRKENENDYSYFARLQDNTPLRINNNFLEGPLVVTQFYIDLLKSIGLFYKADLTLNGKQSPSYLRTKALRDLHNNEPENTIKILEKLQEEYKLEDKYTMYLIVAALLEAGKYNDASIQISLIKAILNDSGADFLTGVQLIQSLKLNSAITYFKEPYMDSLIDFRLNKFDELLESL; encoded by the coding sequence TTGAAAAAAGTAGTTTTATTAATCTTTATAACTTTTTTTAGCCTATCTTTATATGCTAATGAAAATACTATAGATTCTCAACCAGAGATTTTATTTAAATATGATAAATTAAAAAAAAATCAAGAGAATTTTAGATTACAAGTAGAGTTTAATAAAGCTATATTACTTTTAGAACAAGGTGAATATAAAAAGTCTATTAAGATTTTAAAAGAAACATCTTCTATATTAAAAATTCCATCTTTTTTAAATATTGGAATTGCCTATTATAAGTTGAATCAAATAGAAAATGCTTTACTTTATTTAAATAATATTTATGAATATAAGGAAGCTGCATTTTCAAATACATATTCTTATATTTCTTCTTGTTATTATCTTTATCAAATTAAAAAAGATAGAAAATATCTAGAAACAATTGTTGATGTTACGAAGAAGTATAAAAAACTTTCAGAACATTCAAAAAGGTTGATTTCAGATACTTATATAATATTAAAAGATTATGAGAAGGCTCTAAAAGTTCTTGATTCTATGGAATTTCCTATGGATTTAAAAAAGGCTATGTTATATTTAAAAATAAATAATTATTTAGAAGCTGAAAAATTTTTAGAAAAAGCAAAAAATAATACTTACAATCAAGAAAAAATAAATCAAATTTTGTGGTTAATGGTTTTTAGAGATTTAAAATCAAATCAATTAGAAAAATTAAAAGAACATTTAATAGAAATAAATAATCGGAAAGATAATTTTAAAACAAATTTAGATTTTCCTTTAGAGATATTTTTTAATAAAAATAAATTTACATCAAAACAATATTTAAAATTCATAACAAAATTTAATGAAGACAGAAAAATAGATTTTATGTTTTATTTTGCACCATTTATCTTTTCAGATAATGAAGAAATCTTATATGATATATCTAAAGGTTTTATTTTTAAAGATAAACAAAATGTAAAAAGCTTAGAAGAAATGGTTTCATATAATTCTAAATTTATTGATATTATCCAAGATGATCCAATTATTAGAGTTTCAAAACTAAAGGCATATATAAAAGAAGACAGCAATTCATATATATATTATAATCTTGCATTATGTTATGCTCAAATAAATGATTTTCACAATGCATATAAATATTTTTCAAAAGCTTATAAGCTAAATCCTGGGAATAAACTATATTCTATAATGACAATAATTAGTGCAAATAAAATTAATAAAAAATTAAGAGATTATGAATATATAGAACAAAATCTTAAATCAAAAAATGGTATGTATAAATATTTTGGTCAAATGTTATATAAAATATTTTTAAATCCTGAACTAACTGTTACTTTTGACCCTTTAAATTATAAAAATACAATTTTTTATAAATCACTTGATTATTTAGTAAAATTAGAAGAAGATGAAATTGATTTATCTCATCCTCTATTTAAAGAGCATTATAAAGATCCTTTAGTATATTTAATGAAATCTACTATAAGAAAAGAGAATGAAAATGATTATAGTTATTTTGCAAGATTACAAGATAATACTCCTTTAAGAATAAATAACAATTTTTTAGAAGGGCCTTTAGTTGTAACTCAATTTTATATAGATTTATTAAAATCAATAGGACTTTTTTATAAAGCAGATTTAACATTAAATGGTAAACAAAGCCCATCATACTTGAGAACTAAAGCTTTAAGAGACTTACACAATAATGAACCAGAAAATACAATTAAGATATTAGAAAAGCTTCAAGAAGAGTATAAACTTGAAGATAAATATACAATGTATTTAATTGTTGCAGCTTTACTTGAAGCAGGTAAATATAATGATGCCTCTATTCAAATATCATTAATAAAAGCTATTTTAAATGATTCTGGAGCAGATTTTTTAACTGGAGTACAACTTATTCAAAGTTTAAAATTAAATAGTGCAATTACGTATTTTAAAGAACCATATATGGATTCTTTAATTGATTTTAGACTTAATAAATTTGACGAACTTCTAGAATCCTTATAA
- a CDS encoding flagellar hook-basal body complex protein, whose translation MIGALWTGISGLASHQTALDNESHNISNVNTVGYKASRISFADQMYQDRIGKGSKVLDAEKLYVQGNLKLTGVDYDLALSGDGFFTVLNTRTSGTSENLYTRAGNFRMGDNGTLQDAAGNEVQGWAMRSIDTNKDVVSTNPNVDMFTNDYTKLLTSKVVSHSNYIETITAKATDYSQLAKADSESVFSGAGGKSKSAKISDVEALVSSYSSWLQKLKDDPDGGSASSTAQISQINFKSYDKLDNSAADAVDSGLISKEGDQIFVFIDGNKVSQNYISVTASSDLNNDGTTDDTDHKIASRIETYKSLADKISEIPGLRAYMAAEGSTGTDDVLETDDSFTLSTSNADMIKGIIQIESLVPGETFTITEVGEISNNNTIAGAYQTGTAAVQGTGIGALESARDALSEAISGKQQDVYTTADLELAGTIPYEYSMTIYDKELEKIIPVPNDNGVPPQAVPITIDPTNGGTEATVDSFIAAFNTAAAASNPNLLDYVEALNINGNLVIQTKDDNFDVEFSGNMQSYNKTMLTGTTTSGVSDTYADSVSSPDGAKDYVYMYELTDGTTGSVTITNPADWPAIATAINAEAGLTADHATTTASTLTVAGLIASGTLYEVDTELSPLDKNNDYSGRAGAGAEFIELVNTIDQTTTQSSLQLRLDTLGISDSAFGEFSVDSAGVITMKQDGAEFAIGQVSIALFNNNRGLNPSGDNLLAKTNESGEPIYNLNNDKTAKIEGQTLELSTADLSESLVNLMVFQRAFEANAKSITTSDQLLNTLINLKR comes from the coding sequence ATGATCGGAGCATTATGGACAGGGATATCGGGACTTGCGTCTCATCAAACAGCGTTAGATAACGAATCTCATAATATTTCAAACGTAAATACTGTGGGGTATAAAGCCTCAAGGATTTCATTTGCAGATCAAATGTATCAAGATAGAATCGGAAAAGGTTCTAAGGTACTTGATGCTGAAAAACTGTATGTACAAGGAAATTTAAAACTAACTGGTGTTGATTACGATTTGGCACTAAGTGGAGATGGTTTTTTTACAGTTTTAAATACTAGAACAAGTGGAACATCTGAAAATCTATATACAAGAGCTGGTAACTTTAGGATGGGTGACAATGGTACCCTTCAAGATGCTGCTGGTAATGAAGTCCAAGGATGGGCTATGAGATCTATAGATACAAATAAAGATGTTGTAAGTACAAATCCAAATGTAGATATGTTTACAAATGATTATACAAAACTTTTAACATCTAAAGTAGTAAGCCATTCAAATTATATAGAAACAATTACAGCTAAAGCTACAGATTATTCTCAACTAGCAAAAGCAGATTCTGAATCTGTTTTTAGTGGTGCAGGGGGAAAAAGTAAATCAGCAAAAATTTCTGATGTAGAAGCTTTAGTATCTAGTTATTCATCTTGGCTTCAAAAATTAAAAGATGATCCAGATGGAGGAAGTGCAAGTTCTACAGCTCAAATTTCTCAAATAAATTTTAAATCTTATGATAAGTTAGATAATTCTGCTGCTGATGCAGTAGACTCAGGATTAATTTCAAAAGAAGGTGATCAAATCTTTGTATTTATAGATGGAAATAAAGTTTCTCAAAACTATATTTCTGTTACAGCGTCTTCTGATTTAAATAATGATGGAACTACTGATGATACAGATCATAAAATTGCAAGTAGAATAGAAACTTATAAATCATTAGCAGATAAAATATCTGAAATCCCTGGATTAAGAGCATATATGGCAGCAGAGGGATCAACAGGTACGGATGATGTTTTAGAAACAGATGATAGTTTTACTTTATCTACAAGTAACGCAGATATGATAAAAGGTATTATTCAAATAGAGTCATTAGTTCCAGGTGAAACTTTTACAATAACAGAAGTTGGAGAAATTTCTAATAATAATACAATTGCAGGTGCTTATCAAACAGGAACTGCAGCAGTTCAAGGAACTGGTATTGGAGCATTAGAAAGTGCAAGAGATGCATTATCAGAAGCTATTAGTGGAAAACAACAAGATGTATATACTACTGCAGATTTAGAATTAGCAGGTACTATTCCATATGAATATAGTATGACTATTTATGATAAAGAATTAGAGAAAATTATTCCAGTTCCAAATGATAATGGTGTCCCACCTCAAGCTGTACCAATTACTATTGACCCAACTAATGGTGGAACAGAAGCTACCGTTGATTCTTTTATTGCTGCATTTAATACAGCTGCTGCTGCGTCAAACCCAAATCTACTTGATTATGTTGAAGCTCTTAATATAAATGGTAATCTTGTAATTCAAACAAAAGATGATAACTTTGATGTAGAATTTAGTGGAAATATGCAAAGTTATAATAAAACTATGTTAACTGGTACAACAACAAGTGGTGTATCAGATACTTATGCAGACTCAGTTTCTAGTCCTGATGGAGCAAAAGATTATGTTTACATGTATGAATTAACAGATGGAACTACAGGAAGTGTTACAATAACTAACCCTGCAGATTGGCCAGCAATTGCAACAGCGATAAATGCAGAAGCGGGCTTAACAGCTGATCACGCGACTACAACTGCTAGTACTTTAACTGTAGCAGGTCTTATAGCAAGTGGAACATTATATGAAGTAGATACTGAACTAAGTCCTTTAGATAAAAATAATGACTATAGTGGTAGAGCTGGTGCAGGTGCTGAATTTATTGAATTAGTTAATACAATAGATCAAACAACAACTCAAAGTTCACTTCAATTAAGATTAGATACTTTAGGTATCTCTGACTCAGCTTTTGGTGAGTTTTCAGTGGATAGTGCTGGTGTTATTACTATGAAGCAAGATGGAGCAGAATTTGCTATTGGACAAGTTTCAATTGCATTATTTAATAATAATAGAGGTTTAAATCCATCTGGAGATAATTTACTTGCAAAAACAAATGAATCAGGGGAACCAATTTACAATTTAAATAATGATAAAACTGCAAAAATTGAAGGTCAAACTTTAGAGCTTTCTACTGCCGATTTATCAGAAAGTTTAGTTAATTTAATGGTATTCCAAAGAGCATTTGAAGCAAATGCTAAGTCAATTACAACTTCAGATCAGTTATTAAATACACTGATTAATTTAAAACGATAA
- a CDS encoding motility protein A — translation MDKSSAGGLGGGWALVALAIILGGVGFGPYIDIPSVVIVVGGTTAVTAGQFEPADLKRVGASMKVAFNEVKVEPLSELVEKITFYATEIKKHGVMHIEQKVLEEQNPFFKEAFQLLVDGTKAETLGPLLETKLEYMNKRHNTMIGLFGNIGGTAGAMGMIGTLVGLVAMLANLSDPAAVGPAMAVALLTTMYGALIGTLFAGIIESKLAQKHAVEETACEVIIKGTSMIAAEESIGNIKMQLNSILVDSEE, via the coding sequence ATGGATAAGAGTAGTGCAGGTGGATTAGGTGGTGGATGGGCTCTTGTTGCCCTGGCTATTATTCTAGGTGGTGTTGGATTTGGTCCTTATATTGATATTCCTTCTGTAGTAATTGTTGTTGGTGGAACAACTGCTGTTACAGCAGGTCAATTTGAACCAGCAGATCTAAAAAGAGTTGGTGCTTCTATGAAAGTTGCTTTTAATGAAGTAAAAGTAGAACCACTATCGGAATTAGTTGAAAAAATTACATTTTATGCAACAGAGATAAAAAAACATGGCGTAATGCACATAGAGCAAAAAGTTCTTGAAGAGCAAAATCCATTTTTTAAAGAAGCTTTTCAACTTCTTGTTGATGGTACGAAAGCTGAAACACTAGGTCCATTACTTGAAACAAAACTTGAATATATGAATAAACGACATAATACAATGATAGGTTTATTTGGAAACATTGGAGGGACAGCTGGTGCAATGGGTATGATTGGTACTCTTGTAGGCCTTGTTGCAATGCTAGCAAATCTTTCTGATCCAGCAGCAGTTGGTCCTGCTATGGCAGTTGCTTTATTAACAACAATGTATGGTGCTTTAATTGGTACATTATTTGCAGGTATTATTGAAAGTAAATTGGCACAGAAGCATGCAGTTGAAGAAACAGCTTGTGAAGTAATTATAAAAGGTACATCAATGATTGCTGCAGAAGAATCAATTGGAAATATTAAAATGCAGTTAAATTCAATCTTAGTAGATTCAGAAGAGTAG